TGCGTGCAATGAAGAGAGCTCAGATCAACGTTCGTCTGGAGAGAATATCCGGCTTTCCgtcagtaatgttttcctctcTGATATAACGCTGATAAAcagtcgtgtgtgtgttgttattGTGTTAAAGGTCGCCGTGTTGTTGTTTGTTCTCAGTTTAACCAGGAATCTAAACAACACCATCTTTCCTGTCGCGTTTATGAACGAGGTGAGAGTCGTACCGTAACTGTATGGAGTAAACTCCGCCCACTGCAGTGACATCACAGCCAGTCACCTGTCCATCGTCACTTCATTTACACGCTTCACATTCTTAAACACCACATTCTGTTTGTCTTCTGTTAGAAATATATGACAGTAAACACTCTCCCAAGAATAATCATGGATACGGTTCAAATTAATATGTTCTGTGaatttttgtccttttttagaaaaaaatatttaaatacattaaaggACTTTAATATTTGCCCCCTCATTCACTattaaaagtgaatgggggcaacTTCTCCTTAAacttgagaagcaaaataaagatattgagtctttgttttctgaaaaaagaaatagaattattgcttaaaacaagaaaaaaatctgtcaatgaggTAATCAATTATTTGATTTCATATTGAAAACAAGACTATTTTCTTCACAAATTTGTTTTTAGCAAAACGAAACTTGTGTTTTATCATATGTTATTTTGGTTCTTAAAAAATGTACCTTCCAAAATTAGCTTAGTTTGTGATTCAGCAAAACTATCTGCCAATGCGGTAAGGAAACGAAACTTGTTTTTCCCTCTTGAATTAAGTGCATTTTCACCCATTGGCAAATATTTTGACCTGTTCTAagcaaaaacagtttttttccaGAAGACAAATGAATTTGTTTCTCAGGTAAATCTTGATCAAAGAATGTTTTCATATGTGTactagaaatgttttaatttatattttttcccaGTGAATCAGTATTTGATCTGTATGTGTAATACACGtgtttacagtatgtatgtagtttgagtgaaatgtttctcatgtgtTGTTAAATCTGCAGTCCGTGCTGATCGATGACGTGTCGGCCGCCAGGATTCAGAAGCTCCTGTTGATCGTGAAACTGGTCTCTTATTTGCCTCTCATTCTGGTGGCCCTGGGAGTCATTCTGCTCTTCGTCACCATCCTCCTCCTCGTGCAATTCAGACAGAATGAGGTACGTGTCAAAGTTCAGCTATCCGTGACAATCATTTGCTGCATTTTCCCACCGAACGCTCTGATTCAGCAGAAAGCCGTGACATTTAAGACTCACGTGTCTCAAAGGTTCTGTGAAGATCTCTGTGTTCTCGCGTGAAACAGAACTCTGTCTCAGAAACACAATGTGTGAATTCAAAGTTAGTTTCGGAAAGACATTCATATAAACTGTACTCCTCGACAAACTGTCAATCATTCAGCTCAAAACTTTAGATCACACATGTTATGCTATTTTATTTGACTTAAAAGTAAAGAGCATGTTGAACATGTTTTAGTAAATATGATCATGTATCTGAAAAAGCTATAGAGCCTCATGTCACCAGCGGTGAAGGTCTTGAGAAAGAAACACAGATTCATTTGTGTGAGATGATATGTTTATTAGTTTTGTACATGTGTGTAATTGATGCTGTGTCACAGTCACATGACTGTAATGAATAGCAATAACACACCGATGCTGATCCTTTATTAACCTGATCACCAAAATAACCAAACTGCTCTAACTTGTCTTAACTAGAATTGAGAACTTTAGATTATGATTTAGACGATTCATCTTCATCTTCAtgagcagagcagtgcagtgttggcttgctcaccgggagactgcatttatttatttattcatttatttattagatattatttattagtatGATCTTgtttggtctataaacaccatgcactgtgctgtgttttacctttctgtgtttttcttatttgctcctgtaaagctgctttggaacaatgcacattgtgaaaagcgctatataaataaaattgaattgaattgaattgaatcttcTGTTTGTAAATGATCTGGTGTAATTCATTTCACCGCGGTACTCCTGTCATTTTACATTCTCACTGTTCATCTGAGTCCGCCTCACATAGTTCACGTGTGGTTATTGCTCATCACACATGTGTGTTTTAGCacatatactgtgtgtgtgctgctcAGTTACTGTATCAGCGTCTGTATGAAACAGATGTAACTCACGCTTTGATTTCATCTGCTCTGACCTTatgtaaacatttacagtatttgcATTCAGATCTGACAGAAAAGCCTCATTGAGTGTGATGTTTTCACGACTGTGACACTGTGATATTATTTCTTGTCTCATCatctgtttttattctttttgtttAGTCCTCATCTGTAAAGAATAACACGTCGTACACACCTGTGAGTGGCAAACCAGACGACCCGGAGGAGAAGAACGGAACTTACATCGGATTGACACCGGTGGATCTACAGAAGTCTTAAACCAGaccgtgtgcgtgtgtgtgtgtgtgtgtgtgtgtgtgtgtgtgtgtgtgtgtgtgtgtgtgtgtgtgtgtggacatgttgtgtgtgtgcgtgtgcgtgtgtaaatgtgtgtgtgtgtgatcatgaGTAGTTTTCATCAGAGTCCCGCGTCTCTGTAAGAGATGTTTTCAGCATTGAAGCACACTGCTGTAAAGCACagaacattcattcattcattcattcatcatctGAACACGAATGACTGAAGAGattcatgaatgtgtgtgtcaggtGATGAACATCTCAATAGTTCAGAATCACTTCATGAGACACGAATGCTGCCGGGATGAAGTTGACAGATCATTTAGTTTTTCAAAGTTTAACTTAGATTCTACGTTCATTGAGAATAAAACGAAAGCACAGACAGACAGTATTGAATCTGTACTGAAGAGCCGTGTGTGACTGAAGCAGCTCCGACTGAATGTTTTACTATACAAACAACATCCGCAATACTCAAGTTAGTAGTTATTTGGGATTTGTTGACTTGTTCAAATATAGTTTGTCCTGTAGGAAAATATAACTGAATTTAGTCTTTAGACAATTATTTTGACTCTGATGATAATGTTCCTCCTCAGACATTTCAGAACTATTCTTTTTAAATGCTCTTTTattcctttgtttttatttgctgtGAAATGATCTGAAAGTATTATTAGACAGGATTACAACAAGACTGCAATTCTTTTATTGTTACTGAAGTGATATTTCAGAATATTTcctgaaatattaaaaaccattgttttcacattttaatctgtaTATTTTCGGTGTATGTGTAAGGAGCAGATCAAGGTTTTGCTTTTCACTAGATGCTTTGATTAAGAATCATAATAATTAATGAAGTCACATCATAACCTCACAACAGTGCCACATACATATATGAAGGTGTATTATCATATTGCATTCAATTACACAATATATTATTGAATTGTGTAGCTACACACTTAACACTGTTTCTCTGATCGTCACTGATTTTTGTTTCAGTGACTTTTTTGATGTTTATCTTGTTTTCCTGATGTGCCAAACACATGTTCAATCCAAACACGCTTTCACAGATGCTGGTGACATCATTGAGTTTGATTTACTTACACATTAATGTCAAAACATACTCTACTGTAGTGTTCACAAAGTTATAACAGGGATTTGACACATCTGAGCCTGAGATCAAACACACAATCTGTATGTGAATCATGTGCTACAGTGTGAATGTAATGTGAGTTTTGCGTCTGCAACATTTCAGGTTTTCAGTTTTGCCTTATAAAATCTAAACCTCTATAAGTGGCCTTTCATTTCAGACAGCATTTAACCGAATCTATCCGGCTGTTAGATTTCTATATTTCTAGATATATTGAGACTGCACAAATAATTGTACAGTTTTGTATATaaatgaaacttgttttcctgtGGATTTATaagaaaatgcaataaaaacactttcGTAAAGACATActttttgtggttttgttttggTATTTTGGTTCATGTGTTCTTAACTCATAACAAGTGAGTTGATGCCCCCAACAGGGTGAAGAGGCAAACTGAGTGCGTGTGTAGTTTATGAACTCTTTTTTAGGTTACTAAACATGCATGGACATAATGAGATGGTTCTTGTGGGTAAAGCAACTGCAAATCTTCAAACTGACATTCATCTATTACTGCAAAGGTTAAAGGAAGAATCACAAATACAAATCTGCAAGAATTATGGGGAAAGAAGTAAAGGGTGAGCAACTTTACAGAGTCCAAAAACGTGTGTACTAAAAGAGGTCAACGGAAAATGGCACAACATTGTCTTGTCTCATGAGCCACAGAGCCTTAAATGATTCTGTATCCTGAATATGGAACCATGAAACAGGACATTGACTTTCTTAAAACACCCACAACAACAGATCTAAACGAAAGGATTTTAGGTTTTAAACTCTTGTCCAGTTGGTGGCAGCAATGCACCATGAGCTATTTTGTCAACTGCCAAAATAATTCTACAAGAAAAAGCAGCGCTATAAACCCTGCATAATGACGGTTCACGGTAAACCGTGAACATTTTAAAACCTGACAAGCGTTAGATTGCGTAATTCCTTAAACATATTTTCTGACAATAAGTAAATAAGTTTAGGTTTTCCACGTATCATAAACCATGAAACTACATTGCTACATGTGTTTATTCCAGTCTTTCCctttccaatatggcggcgccgcTGCGCTTTGGGATCGTTCTCGCGATATTTGGCTGTCAATCTCGGATCGGTCTGACTGCGCAATATTTTACACACTGTTGACAGCTCAGGAAACGCGAGGTGAgtttaacacacatttacaccGTTCTAACTTGTATTTcgactgtacacacacacacaccgtgcaCTCCTATTATAGATAATCAGTAGGTATGAAATAAGTGTGTGTCGTTGTTTATAAACGTAATTTATGAGAATACACAGGATGACAGCAGCTAGCATGAAGCTAGCTAACAAAGATTTGATTATGAAAAATACACCGTGATGCAGCAAATTAAAGATAACTGACGTGTAATAGTTTAGGAAAAATACGTTATATTAGTTATAACTTTAGTAAAACTTTAACTTCTGGCTGCTAATGGATACAACAGTAGGCAGACAACACAGACTGATCTGCCTGACTGACGGTCAAACCTTTTATTACACGACATGTTATCAAATATGTGATCACGTCGATTGTTTCAGGAGTTTCGCTGTGGTTTGGTGTGGTGTTCAGATTGAGAGATGGTTTGCATTCCCTGTATTGTGATTCCTGTCCTGCTGTGGGTGTACAAGCGCTTCCTGGAGCCCTACATCTATCCCATCATCAGTCCCATCATCAGACGCTTCTGGAACAACGCAGCGGTGGATCAGACAGCAGCTAATACCAcagataaacacaaaacagtGAGTGAAGAAATTCTGAAGACATTTTCAAGAATTCATTCTTGAAAATATTCTTTATTGTGCAATCTACATTTGGTCTGTTTTGGGGAAAGAGAAATTGTCAGATTGTCAGAAGCAGATGTTTGTAAAATACTGACATTGACCGGATTTGAACCTGTAACTACATAGATGGTCTCAGGTTGATagttctttttttcttgttctcAGGCTGAATGCAATGGAACAGCGAACGGCTCCACAGCCAACGGACCGAAGACAGTGGCCGATAAAAAAGCCGACTGACAGGCATCATGGCTTAACCGTCTCCTGAATTTTATTCATCTTTGCAGATATCAGCTTTTGATTAGGctttcttttttgtaattttcagTAAATTGCAGCTGTTACACAGATCAGTAAgatacacattcacacacacaaactgattctatttaaaacaaacatcacttgacatgaagtgcattaaaatgttAAGATATTAATATAtagattttgttttcataattcCCTGATCGTGTTTTAGTTATAGACTAGTTTGAATCTTCTACCGCAGATTTACAGCAGAATTACTATGTATAAGTTGCAAAACttaatgtgaaaataaaaatgtgatacTTTTATCCTTGAGGTCTGTGTGATTGTCTTTACATTCCACTTCTGGATCTTTATAATAACACATTTAAcagtacatttagtcatttagcagacgcttttatccaaagcgacttacagagagttcagggagcaataagcgatatgtcatacaggagcaataatacaataggtgctaatacaaagttactagtttcaacaaaagccagaccactacctgttgagagtaagagagagggttagtgttttctcatttgtcaagtattcacagaagagatgggtttgaaGTCGTTTtatgaatgttgtgagagatgtggttgactggaccgagttaggaagaatgttccaccaggaggagttgtgaatgagaatgagcaggaaagccatttactgcccttatgagaaggcaacacaagacgccgctggtttgctgaatgcagggatcttgatggggtgtaggagggtgtgaaagtatgctggtgcagatccagtgatagtcctgtaggtaagcattagtgacttgaatctgatactggcttcaaccggtagccagtggagtgAGATGAAGAGGgccgtcacatgagcccttttggcctgttggaagacgaggcgtgctgcacACGATATATTATTGTGTTAAAATGGCTGTGGAGATTCAATTTAGAATATTCTTGGAAAATGTATTGTGGTCCTGGAATATAAGGTTTATATTAGACGGCAGAGGTTATAACTTTGTGTGATAATCTTTCTCTGGTCTACAGTTTGACCTAAAACggtgatttatttgtttagaatgtaatatattttctttcaaatgatttctttaatgtattttttaaaaatgtgattcACGATCGTGGTGAAAATGGCgttaaaaataaagtaactgCTGTCATGAAGCTCGTGACGTGACTAGTTTCGGCGGCAGGGGGCGCCGCAGGGCTGCTGATCGCCGTTTAGCGGAACAGACGTCATCACGTCAATATGTTGTGACGCGTCATGAAAGCAAAACGCGACAGAGACCGAGAGCGCTGAAGGCGCTTTTGAGAGCAGAAAACGCACAAGAGTAGAATAGTAACCTTTGTTTTACATCAACACAGACAAGTAATACAAAAGTTATACAACATATAAATGAGACGTTTCTATAAATTACACAgccatttaaatgataaaatataccATTTCACAATGTTAAAATGTGTCCCTGGCACATGCATGCATAAGGAAGATATAATATTATTCAGCAATAATTTATAGCCTCCAAATCTCAAAAAGCCTTCTAAATAATCTCTTAAAGATTTTGTTCTGACTATATAACGAAGGATCAAATATAAATAGACAGAACTGGAATGTTTGTGCTGTGATTAAAGGGAAATAAAATCGAACCCGTTTTCTTTTTCCGAGAGCTGGACGCGTGTTGGGCCGCAGCGCGTCCCCTGCAGGCGGCGCACTCACATCCGCGCGTGCATGTGTCAGCCGCTGCCGGTGTCCGCGCAGCTTCGAGCGGATCGGGgataaatacagaaaaagaTGGCGACGGTGCTGGATTCACGGGACAAATCGGGATCCAAAACTTCCCGTCAGAACACGAAGTCCAGCGACCCGGTCACGCACTGAGATCCGCGGAAAACCCGCCGCACCGAGCTGAGGTTCGGTTGTGCTTGTGTGCGTCACTGACGACGCTTTTTCAGACTTACTTTCGCTTCCAGCAGTAAATAAAGAAGCATCTGGGCTCCGCTCATCCGAACCGACACTGAATCCCGCTGATATGATCCCGATTTTGGGTTCTGTCGCACGGAGTCTGTCCGTCCCGGTGTCGCCGTGATTTGGCTCGGATCCGGAGCGTGATGTACTTTCTGAGCGGTTGGCCGCGGAGGCTCCTCTGCCCCCTCCGCAGCGCCGAGCGGCCCTTCCTGATCGAGCCCAGCTCGCAACGCTTCTACCTGTGCGTGCTGTCTGACACCCAGATCAGCATCTGGTTCAGCAGGGTAAGACCACAACACTGCGCTTAAATCTCACTTTACTTGTTAAAGATCGCGGCCGGCAACACGACGGTTGAAGGTTCGAACCGCTACATCAGCGTTTTAGCGTTCAACGGGATGAGAAACGCCAGACCCGCCACTGTGCAGTGGATTAGTGGTTAAAGAGCAGAGCAGCTAACTCGAAGGCTGTGGGTTCGAACATTTAATGTGATGCGTTGTGTAAAGTTAAGAAAACTCTTCTGTCACGAGTTTCTGGTGAGGTTTGAACCCCAGAAGTGTTGATTATTGAGTGAAAACCGCTTATAGAGTAAGTGCTGGTCATCACAGGTCCGAGTCTCAGTAGGGTCGATTGCTAGTGAGCTTCAAATTCAGTTGGATAAAACTGTCCCAGGATCAGCCGTACACATATCTCGGCTTTATGATTGACATCTGTCAGATGTGGATGTTGATCTTTGACCACAAAACAACATCCACCAGCAGAAATTCCCTCAGTTCCCAGCGAGATTGTTTCGTTATCACTTCACAGTGTGTGTGGTTTGTATGGAGTCGTGTGTAGTTGCGTGTTGTGTGACTGCAGGTTGTGTGATATGTGATGCTCGTGTAGAACTTCACACCTCACCGTCACTCTTGCGTTTACTCTTGAGTGTCTGATGTTCTTAAAGCATCATGTGACCGTCATGAATCTCAATCTGAATTCACATGAATAGAAATGAACGTTCAGTGAATAAAGAAAAGATGTTTTgatgcacagacacacagagtCCGTTTGACGTGTTGTGTCTGTCACGGTGTTCACATGAAAACACGAAGCTGTTATGTGAGGGCTAAtgtccaggcagccggttgttatggcagaaataatccccgacagtgtgatcaggacgtgaggcggagggtcttgtgtctCACTGAAGGGGATTATTTCACcaaacagccggctgcttgtacattatccagATTATTACACGCCACATGAGAAAacaactggacatgaaatgtgaatttgaaatatgttattagctcatttttaccgaatgcagaccgtTTTAAgataagaaacgacgttcaaatgtcacgaacaggcaattaagtttaatcatttgtaaatataatgtcatatatgttatcaaaagacatatttatatttaatttgtcaaaaaaaatcctgtcacaatgatttgctgcatccgggttagcgtgtgttattagttttgagaggttgttatctgggaataaagTCGAGGCGTGTAATAAGATGTAATAAGGACGCCAGCATTAAAGGATGAACAGACTCCTGCTCATGAACctgtgatgtgtttgtttataatcaCCGTCTGGTAAAATACTTCCAGGTGATTCTTTATACTTCCTCTCACACAGGAAATGACTCGCACACTTCCTGTCGTGTCTCTGAAGCAGGCCTGCTGAAATTCTCCTAGACTATAAAACTAACTCTCGCTCTCcgtctcgcacacacacacatgcatatcaAAGCGTCTGTCTCATGTCTGGACACGTCTAGAGTCACGCGAGCGCATACATGTACATGCAGCTGTGTGGCCATACATGAAACACATCTCATCTCACAACACATGGCTTGAAAATGTTGTCCTTGTGTAAAGTTGTTCATGGATAAACTGGGCATGGGCCTGTATGAGATTTTGACGGTATGATACCCTTAAGCCAAACTATCACGGTTTCATGGTATTCCAGTTACTCTTTTAAAATGTCTAGGTAAAAAACAGCCTTTTCCCGTTGAACAcacaatacatttcatttttaagcaagacaaaatattcaGAACAGCAGTAAACTTGTACAGAGCTGAGTGCTTGCTGTATGTCAGGTTAAACCAGTGCTTCCCAAACGTTTTGAAAGCATGGcaccattttctttttttacattcattttgaaACTTAAACACGCATacgtaaatatatatatatataaataaattaaatgcagatcaGCAAACAACAAATCAAGTATATACAAAAAATAGCACAGAACCTGATGGATTCCTGCACTCTCCAGCTCATACCTTTGGGTCGGTTTACAGAGATTAGAGTGGGGTTAAAACACGCTATTCCGCCCACGCATGCCTAGATCAAACTTGACATTTCCCTTTAAAGCATTTGTGTTCTGAATTAAACATGATgcgatttaaaataaaacatgaaatctCACGGATTTCTTTGAATCGGCACAGAAAATGCAGGAGAACATCCTCAGATCACGTCACATATCAAGAGTTCTGTGATTTTACCGTCTGATCTCATCACTGTACCGCGGTACTGCTGCAGGACCTTATTCCAATAAGAAGAGTAGAACAGTAAATCTGTGCCATAACGCCACACAAATACTTTTAGATTGTGAATTTAGAAAtagtgttttgctttgtttcatGTAAATATCACATGTATGTTGTTACAGATGTTATCtgattcacttctgttgtatgaaAGCAGAGTCACACCTGAACTCAGATCTCAATCCAGATCATTGACTGTGGGATTGTGTGTTCACGGGCTGTTTGAACTTGTGTTGTGAAACTTTTAGGGGCTGTGTGGAATTTCAAGCCTGTCTGACCTTTTGTGACCCCTTTACAATGCGCACAAGTTTGTGACctcaaataaatgtgtgtgttatgtgttgtgtgtgttattggcaatatccaaaacccttgtccttgtggggacattttttggtccccatgaggaaacgagcttataaatcatacagaatgaacttttgtgaaaatgtaaaagagcagacagttgtgtgtgattgttagggttaggggtagggaatatgatatacagtttgtacagtataaataccattgtgtctatggaatgtcctcataaaacatggaaacccaacatgtgtgggTGTAGATTCTAGCTCCAGTTTGTTTAAATGAAACCATTACTTGACCTCCAGTGtagagtgtgtgtttgtctatGGTCAAGCGTCTCACTTCAAGCCACAGCTACTAACTAATCCTCAGATCATGACTCGACAGATGAATGTCTTCACatgtctcttctctctctctctgtgtgtgtagcCCAGCGTGCTGATCGTCAGTTATATAGAATCTGGGAAGGCGGCTGAACAGTTCGGCTCTTATCAGCAGGCTGAATGGAAGCCGGACGACTCCATGATCGCCGTATCGGTGAGTGAGATTCACTTTATCTGAAATAGAGTCGTGATGGTTCAATCTGACcccaacacaaacaaacaacatccaAAAACAACTGCGAGAGACGACTCATCCTACACACACTTCTGACACAAAGACCGTCACGAAACACAGACGTTATTATGAGATCTGAGGGAGTGGGTTGTGACAGTTGTTATTGGGTAGTTGAATAGCTGTCAGCTGGAGAACACATCTCCTGTCTGTCTCTTTTGTTTGCCTGTATAATAACTGTTCATCTGTTTtattgacagacagacacacagacagctCCTCTGTACAGACTGAATGAATGTGATTGACAGGCGTGAATAGACAATCACAGAGTTCTATCTGTAGATGAGATGCAGGGTCCGGTCAGCAGTGTCATGTGATCTCAGAGTTTCCACACGCTGATGTCACAGCGACGGTGCAGAATGACAGCTTGTGTTTCATCAGAGCAGTCTGCAGAGATGATGATAGAGTCAGAACAAACATGATCTCTCNNNNNNNNNNNNNNNNNNNNNNNNNNNNNNNNNNNNNNNNNNNNNNNNNNNNNNNNNNNNNNNNNNNNNNNNNNNNNNNNNNNNNNNNNNNNNNNNNNNNNNNNNNNNNNNNNNNNNNNNNNNNNNNNNNNNNNNNNNNNNNNNNNNNNNNNNNNNNNNNNNNNNNNNNNNNNNNNNNNNNNNNNNNNNNNNNNNNNNNNNNNNNNNNNNNNNNNNNNNNNNNNNNNNNNNNNNNNNNNNNNNNNNNNNNNNNNNNNNNNNNNNNNNNNNNNNNNNNNNNNNNNNNNNNNNNNNNNNNNNNNNNNNNNNNNNNNNNNNNNNNNNNNNNNNNNNNNNNNNNNNNNNNNNNNNNNNNNNNNNNNNNNNNNNNNNNNNNNNNNNNNNNNNNNNNNNNNNNNNNNNNNNNNNNNNNNNNNNNNNNNNNNNNNNNNNNNNNNNNNNNNNNNNNNNNNNNNNNNNNNNNNNNNNNNNNNNNNNNNNNNNNNNNNNNNNNNNNNNNNNNNNNNNNNNNNNNNNNNNNNNNNNNNNNNNNNNNNNNNNNNNNNNNNNNNNNNNNNNNNNNNNNNNNNNNNNNNNNNNNNNNNNNNNNNNNNNNNNNNNNNNNNNNNNNNNNNNNNNNNNNNNNNNNNNNNNNNNNNNNNNNNNNNNNNNNNNNNNNNNNNNNNNNNNNNNNNNNNNNNNNNNNNNNNNNNNNNNNNNNNNNNNNNNNNNNNNNNNNNNNNNNNNNNNNNNNNNNNNNNNNNNNNNNNNNNNNNNNNNNNNNNNNNNNNNNNNNNNNNNNNNNNNNNNNNNNNNNNNNNNNNNNNNNNNNNNNNNNNNNNNNNNNNNNNNNNNNNNNNNNNNNNNNNNNNNNNNNNNNNNNNNNNNNNNNNNNNNNNNNNNNNNNNNNNNNNNNNNNNNNNNNNNNNNNNNNNNNNNNNNNNNNNNNNNNNNNNNNNNNNNNNNNNNNNNNNNNNNNNNNNNNNNNNNNNNNNNNNNNNNNNNNNNNNNNNNNNNNNNNNNNNNNNNNNNNNNNNNNNNNNNNNNNNNNNNNNNNNNNNNNNNNNNNNNNNNNNNNNNNNNNNNNNNNNNNNNNNNNNNNNNNNNNNNNNNNNNNNNNNNNNNNNNNNNNNNNNNNNNNNNNNNNNNNNNNNNNNNNNNNNNNNNNNNNNNNNNNNNNNNNNNNNNNNNNNNNNNNNNNNNNNNNNNNNNNNNNNNNNNNNNNNNNNNNNNNNNNNNNNNNNNNNNNNNNNNNNNNNNNNNNNNNNNNNNNNNNNNNNNNNNNNNNNNNNNNNNNNNNNNNNNNNNNNNNNNNNNNNNNNNNNNNNNNNNNNNNNNNNNNNNNNNNNNNNNNNNNNNNNNNNNNNNNNNNNNNNNNNNNNNNNNNNNNNNNNNNNNNNNNNNNNNNNNNNNNNNNNNNNNNNNNNNNNNNNNNNNNNNNNNNNNNNNNNNNNNNNNNNNNNNNNNNNNNNNNNNNNNNNNNNNNNNNNNNNNNNNNNNNNNNNNNNNNNNNNNNNNNNNNNNNNNNNNNNNNNNNNNNNNNNNNNNNNNNNNNNNNNNNNNNNNNNNNNNNNNNNNNNNNNNNNNNNNNNNNNNNNNNNNNNNNNNNNNNNNNNNNNNNNNNNNNNNNNNNNNNNNNNNNNNNNNNNNNNNNNNNNNNNNNNNNNNNNNNNNNNNNNNNNNNNNNNNNNNNNNNNNNNNN
The Triplophysa rosa linkage group LG19, Trosa_1v2, whole genome shotgun sequence genome window above contains:
- the LOC130569959 gene encoding UPF0729 protein C18orf32 homolog, with amino-acid sequence MVCIPCIVIPVLLWVYKRFLEPYIYPIISPIIRRFWNNAAVDQTAANTTDKHKTAECNGTANGSTANGPKTVADKKAD